From the Leifsonia sp. AG29 genome, one window contains:
- a CDS encoding heavy-metal-associated domain-containing protein translates to MQTRYDVLGMTCDHCARAVSGELSALEGVSAVEVDVEQGTALVTSDGPLDEALVADAVAEAGYSLGRPGRLPLL, encoded by the coding sequence ATGCAGACCCGTTACGACGTGCTCGGAATGACCTGCGACCACTGCGCCCGCGCGGTGAGCGGTGAGCTGTCGGCGCTCGAGGGCGTCTCAGCCGTCGAGGTCGACGTGGAGCAGGGGACCGCGCTTGTGACGAGCGACGGCCCCCTCGACGAGGCTCTCGTCGCCGACGCGGTCGCCGAGGCCGGGTACAGCCTCGGGCGGCCGGGGAGGCTGCCGCTCCTGTGA
- a CDS encoding heavy metal translocating P-type ATPase: MSVAQTAAADAVRVELAVEGMTCASCVARVERKLQRVPGVGASVNLATERASVTAPSGVATEDLIRAVEQAGYSARVIPAEREAGDEAYEEDASSARLVPRLIVAAVLSLPVALLSMVPALRFPGSEIVAMVLTLPVVLWAGWPFHRAAAVALRHGSATMDTLVSLGTLAALGWSTVVALTGADAHQYFEVAAVVTTFILIGRVIEQRSRRRAGAALRSLLEAGGREATRRTSGGGEHLVPVAALAPGDLVVVRPGERIPVDGVVEEGAAGVDVSALTGESLPVEAVPGAEVAAGTIALGGALAVRATRVGTDTRLARIGALVEAAQLGKTRSQRLADRISGVFVPVVIALALVTFFAWLWATGSAATALQPAIAVLIVACPCALGLATPIALLVGTTRAAQRGVLISGAEALETAGRIDTVVFDKTGTLTTGRMAVLGVTPAPGEDAARALSLAASAERGSEHPVGRAIAAASPDATAARADGFRSVAGLGVTAVVAGEEVAVARTDGPLGPELDAAVASYRSDGLTVVVVRIDGVARAVIGVGDPLRVEAAEAVRRVRGLGAETIVLSGDHPDTVSAVLRPLTGGVPGERLPFVGGASPESKAQEVRRLRDEGRRVAMVGDGINDAAALAVSDLGIALASGSDIAMEAGDVTLLRPDPRLVADAISLSRRMLGVIRGNLFWAFAYNVAALPVAALGLLDPMIAGAAMAFSSVFVVLNSLRLRRF; encoded by the coding sequence GTGAGCGTCGCACAGACCGCCGCTGCCGATGCGGTGCGCGTCGAGCTCGCGGTCGAGGGCATGACGTGCGCGAGTTGTGTCGCGCGGGTCGAGCGCAAGCTGCAGCGCGTCCCCGGCGTGGGCGCCAGCGTGAATCTGGCGACCGAGCGGGCAAGCGTGACGGCTCCCTCCGGTGTCGCGACCGAAGACCTGATCCGCGCGGTCGAGCAGGCCGGGTACAGCGCGCGCGTCATCCCCGCGGAGCGCGAGGCCGGCGACGAGGCATACGAGGAGGACGCGTCGTCAGCCCGGCTCGTTCCCCGACTGATCGTCGCCGCCGTCCTCAGCCTCCCCGTCGCGCTGCTCTCCATGGTGCCCGCATTGCGGTTCCCGGGCTCCGAGATCGTCGCGATGGTGCTGACGCTCCCCGTCGTCCTGTGGGCGGGATGGCCGTTCCACCGGGCCGCTGCCGTGGCACTCCGGCATGGCTCGGCGACGATGGACACCCTCGTCTCCCTCGGGACGCTCGCCGCGCTCGGCTGGTCCACGGTCGTCGCGCTGACCGGCGCGGACGCGCACCAGTACTTCGAGGTGGCCGCGGTGGTGACCACCTTCATCCTGATCGGCCGGGTGATCGAGCAGCGCAGCCGGCGACGGGCGGGCGCAGCGCTGCGGTCGCTCCTGGAGGCGGGCGGCCGCGAGGCGACGCGGCGCACGTCCGGCGGCGGTGAGCACCTGGTTCCCGTGGCGGCGCTCGCTCCCGGCGACCTCGTCGTGGTCCGCCCCGGGGAGCGGATCCCCGTGGACGGCGTCGTCGAGGAGGGAGCGGCCGGCGTCGACGTGTCCGCCCTCACCGGCGAGTCCCTGCCGGTCGAGGCCGTCCCCGGGGCCGAGGTGGCAGCGGGCACCATCGCGCTCGGCGGAGCGCTCGCGGTGCGCGCGACCCGCGTCGGCACCGATACCCGCCTCGCGCGCATCGGTGCGCTCGTCGAGGCCGCTCAGCTGGGCAAGACGCGATCCCAGCGCCTGGCCGACCGCATCTCGGGCGTCTTCGTACCCGTCGTGATCGCTCTCGCTCTCGTCACCTTCTTCGCGTGGCTGTGGGCGACGGGCAGTGCCGCCACCGCCCTGCAGCCCGCCATCGCCGTGCTCATCGTGGCGTGCCCCTGCGCGCTGGGGCTCGCGACCCCCATCGCCCTCCTCGTCGGGACGACCCGGGCGGCTCAGCGCGGAGTCCTCATCTCCGGCGCGGAAGCGCTCGAGACGGCGGGTCGGATCGACACGGTCGTGTTCGACAAGACCGGAACGCTCACGACCGGGCGCATGGCGGTTCTCGGAGTCACCCCCGCCCCCGGCGAGGACGCCGCCCGCGCGCTCTCTCTGGCCGCGTCCGCCGAGCGCGGGTCCGAGCATCCGGTCGGCCGGGCGATCGCCGCTGCCAGTCCCGATGCCACCGCCGCTCGTGCGGACGGCTTCCGGTCCGTGGCGGGCCTCGGCGTGACCGCCGTGGTCGCGGGGGAGGAGGTGGCCGTGGCGCGCACCGACGGTCCCCTCGGGCCCGAGCTCGACGCGGCCGTCGCCTCCTATCGTTCGGACGGTCTGACCGTCGTCGTCGTCCGCATCGACGGCGTCGCCCGGGCCGTCATCGGCGTCGGCGACCCGCTGCGGGTCGAAGCGGCGGAGGCGGTGCGCCGGGTCCGCGGGCTGGGTGCCGAGACCATCGTGCTCAGCGGCGACCACCCCGACACCGTCAGCGCGGTGCTGCGGCCGCTCACCGGCGGGGTTCCGGGGGAGCGCCTCCCGTTCGTCGGCGGTGCGAGCCCCGAGAGCAAGGCCCAGGAGGTGCGTCGGCTCCGCGACGAGGGGAGGCGCGTCGCCATGGTCGGCGACGGGATCAACGATGCCGCCGCGCTCGCCGTCTCGGACCTCGGCATCGCGCTCGCCTCGGGATCCGACATCGCCATGGAAGCCGGCGACGTGACCCTCCTGCGACCGGACCCGCGCCTCGTCGCCGACGCCATCTCGCTGTCGAGGCGGATGCTCGGCGTCATCCGCGGCAATCTCTTCTGGGCGTTCGCCTACAACGTCGCCGCGCTCCCGGTCGCCGCGCTCGGGCTGCTCGACCCGATGATCGCGGGTGCCGCGATGGCGTTCTCCAGCGTGTTCGTCGTGCTCAACAGCCTGCGCCTCCGTCGCTTCTGA
- a CDS encoding CYTH domain-containing protein, with translation MPHHSQTEIERKYDVGDEAQPPQLVGVGAVAVEGEPQEYELVAVYFDTADLDLARNRVAMRVRHGGHDAGWHVKLPAEEGRTELQWPPTGSDEPPAELVEHLREHTAGAALAPIARVENSRVTVVLQDAAGFDLAELSDDHVRSENLRTGAVRTWREWEVELLSGAPDSRKKRTALLDGIEERLLAAGARPSESSSKLQRALGL, from the coding sequence ATGCCGCATCACTCCCAGACCGAGATCGAGCGCAAGTACGACGTGGGGGACGAGGCGCAGCCTCCCCAGCTCGTCGGCGTCGGCGCCGTCGCCGTCGAGGGGGAGCCGCAGGAGTACGAGCTGGTGGCCGTCTACTTCGACACCGCCGACCTCGACCTGGCCCGCAACCGCGTCGCGATGCGGGTGCGTCACGGCGGCCACGATGCGGGCTGGCACGTGAAGCTGCCGGCCGAGGAGGGCCGGACGGAGCTGCAGTGGCCGCCGACCGGGAGCGACGAGCCGCCCGCGGAGCTGGTCGAGCACCTGCGCGAGCACACGGCAGGCGCAGCTCTCGCCCCGATCGCCCGCGTCGAGAACAGCAGGGTGACCGTCGTGCTGCAGGACGCCGCCGGATTCGACCTCGCCGAGCTCTCGGACGACCACGTGCGCAGCGAGAACCTGCGCACGGGTGCCGTCCGGACCTGGCGGGAGTGGGAGGTCGAGCTCCTGAGCGGCGCCCCGGACAGCCGGAAGAAGCGCACGGCTCTTCTCGACGGCATCGAGGAGCGCCTCCTCGCCGCCGGTGCCCGGCCGTCGGAGAGCTCCTCGAAGCTCCAGCGCGCGCTCGGTCTCTGA
- a CDS encoding M20/M25/M40 family metallo-hydrolase, whose amino-acid sequence MSREGRAGGAGGAGDAAAIERFRALLTIPTVSRNPVEETDWDAFDRFSGALAELYPLLHATLEREEHGRSLLYRWRGSGGEAPTVLMAHYDVVPATDEGWSHPPFAATLTGTGDAALLWGRGAIDDKGSLVAILEAVEGLLRDGFSPRGDVYLSFGHDEETLGSGARAIAAALASRGVRPRLVLDEGGAIVEGVFPGVRAPIAVVGVSEKGIASVRLRVEQHGGHASTPPRVAAPVRLARAITRINARPFPARLNEPTLEMVERLGEHARGPLRFVFTRARRLQPLLRAVFGRLSDETRAIVRTTAAVTQLRGSLAANALAEVAEAVVNVRIAVGSDVAGTVEHLRRAVRDPAVAIDALDASEPSPVSAMSGREWDRLARAVEGIHPEAVVVPYVMLGASDARHFAGLSPAVYRFTPFELSSEERGALHARDERIRVSTWLRGIEVYREVLRTG is encoded by the coding sequence GTGAGCCGCGAGGGCCGCGCCGGCGGCGCCGGCGGCGCCGGAGACGCGGCGGCCATCGAGCGCTTCCGCGCACTGCTGACGATCCCCACCGTCTCCCGGAATCCCGTGGAGGAGACGGACTGGGACGCGTTCGACCGGTTCTCCGGTGCGCTGGCTGAGCTGTATCCGCTCCTCCACGCGACGCTCGAGCGGGAGGAGCACGGCCGGTCCCTCCTCTACCGCTGGCGTGGGAGCGGGGGCGAAGCGCCCACCGTGCTCATGGCGCACTACGACGTCGTCCCCGCGACCGACGAAGGCTGGAGTCACCCACCCTTCGCTGCGACGCTGACCGGGACGGGAGACGCCGCGCTGCTGTGGGGCCGCGGCGCGATCGACGACAAGGGCTCCCTGGTGGCCATCCTCGAAGCGGTGGAGGGACTCCTCCGGGACGGGTTCTCACCGCGCGGCGACGTCTACCTGAGCTTCGGGCACGACGAGGAGACCCTCGGGAGCGGCGCCCGGGCCATCGCGGCGGCGCTCGCGAGCCGCGGCGTCCGACCGCGGCTCGTCCTCGACGAGGGCGGCGCGATCGTGGAGGGAGTGTTCCCCGGCGTGCGCGCGCCGATCGCCGTCGTCGGTGTCAGCGAGAAGGGCATCGCGAGCGTGCGGCTGCGCGTCGAGCAGCACGGCGGCCACGCCTCGACGCCGCCCCGCGTCGCTGCGCCGGTCCGGCTGGCGCGCGCGATCACGAGGATCAACGCGCGCCCCTTCCCGGCACGCCTCAACGAGCCGACGCTCGAGATGGTCGAACGCCTCGGAGAGCACGCCCGGGGGCCGTTGCGCTTCGTGTTCACTCGCGCGCGCCGCCTCCAGCCGCTGCTGCGCGCGGTGTTCGGGAGGTTGAGCGACGAGACTCGCGCCATCGTGCGGACGACCGCTGCTGTCACCCAGCTGCGCGGGAGTCTGGCGGCCAACGCTCTGGCCGAAGTCGCCGAGGCCGTCGTCAATGTCCGCATCGCGGTGGGGTCGGACGTCGCCGGGACGGTCGAGCACCTCCGCCGCGCCGTCCGCGACCCGGCGGTGGCCATCGATGCGCTCGACGCGAGCGAGCCGTCGCCCGTCTCCGCGATGAGCGGGCGGGAGTGGGACCGGCTGGCTCGCGCCGTCGAGGGGATCCATCCCGAGGCCGTCGTGGTGCCCTATGTCATGCTCGGCGCCAGCGACGCCCGGCACTTCGCCGGCCTGAGCCCCGCGGTGTACCGGTTCACCCCGTTCGAGTTGAGCAGCGAGGAGCGGGGCGCCCTGCACGCGCGCGACGAGCGCATCCGGGTGAGCACCTGGCTCCGGGGCATCGAGGTGTACCGCGAGGTGCTCCGGACCGGCTGA
- a CDS encoding 6-phosphofructokinase, with translation MKIGILTSGGDCPGLNAVIRGAVLKGDRVYHSEFAGFRYGWRGVVDADIVPLDRHSVRGLSRQGGTILGSSRTNPFEGEGGGPENIQRMMDDNGIDAIIAIGGEGTLTAARRLTDAGLRIVGVPKTIDNDLAATDYSFGFDTAVEIATEAIDRLRTTAESHQRCMVVEVMGRHVGWIALHSGMAGGAHAILIPEQPQSIEQICEWVESVRDRGRAPVIVVSEGFHLDTMEEAHSHKGLDAFNRPRLGGIGEMLAPMIEERTGIESRATVLGHMQRGGVPSAYDRVLATRLGMAAVDAVYEGRWGSMVALRGTDVVNVSIADATGGLKTVPPARYEEAALLFG, from the coding sequence ATGAAGATCGGCATCCTCACCAGCGGCGGAGACTGCCCCGGCCTCAACGCGGTCATCCGCGGGGCCGTGCTCAAGGGCGACCGGGTGTACCACTCCGAGTTCGCCGGCTTCCGCTACGGCTGGAGGGGTGTCGTCGATGCGGACATCGTCCCGCTCGACCGGCACAGCGTCCGCGGCCTCTCGCGCCAGGGCGGCACGATCCTCGGGTCGAGCCGCACCAACCCGTTCGAGGGCGAGGGCGGCGGCCCCGAGAACATCCAGCGGATGATGGACGACAACGGCATCGACGCCATCATCGCGATCGGGGGCGAGGGCACCCTCACCGCGGCACGGCGTCTCACCGACGCGGGCCTGCGCATCGTGGGCGTCCCGAAGACCATCGACAACGACCTGGCGGCGACGGACTACTCCTTCGGCTTCGACACAGCGGTCGAGATCGCCACCGAGGCGATCGACCGCCTCCGGACGACCGCCGAGTCGCACCAGCGCTGCATGGTCGTGGAGGTGATGGGCCGGCACGTGGGCTGGATCGCCCTCCACTCGGGCATGGCGGGCGGCGCGCACGCGATCCTCATCCCGGAGCAGCCGCAGTCGATCGAGCAGATCTGCGAGTGGGTGGAGTCGGTCCGCGACCGCGGCCGCGCGCCCGTGATCGTCGTGTCGGAGGGGTTCCACCTCGACACGATGGAGGAGGCCCACTCCCACAAGGGTCTCGACGCCTTCAACCGCCCCCGGCTCGGCGGGATCGGCGAGATGCTCGCCCCGATGATCGAGGAGCGCACGGGGATCGAGTCGCGCGCGACGGTCCTCGGGCACATGCAGCGCGGCGGGGTGCCGAGCGCCTACGACCGCGTGCTCGCCACGCGCCTCGGCATGGCCGCCGTCGACGCCGTCTACGAGGGCCGCTGGGGCTCCATGGTCGCGCTCCGGGGCACCGATGTCGTCAACGTCTCCATCGCCGACGCGACCGGCGGCCTCAAGACGGTGCCGCCGGCGCGCTACGAGGAGGCCGCGCTCCTCTTCGGCTGA
- a CDS encoding DUF3224 domain-containing protein — MAETIIARFQVTGWDPAALDGIGGDWLGAVVMRKTYTDGLSGESTAHFVSSGTEEAGRGYLAAERITGSLPDGRSGSFTVHHGALQHPGDPSAFGYVVPGTGTADFAGFSGRARIEHDEQGPSFVFDLD, encoded by the coding sequence ATGGCAGAGACGATCATCGCCCGCTTCCAGGTCACGGGCTGGGACCCGGCCGCCCTCGACGGGATCGGCGGCGACTGGCTCGGGGCCGTCGTCATGCGCAAGACCTACACCGACGGGCTGTCGGGCGAGTCGACCGCGCACTTCGTCTCCTCCGGAACCGAGGAGGCGGGCCGCGGCTACCTGGCCGCCGAGCGCATCACCGGCTCGCTGCCCGACGGCCGGTCGGGTTCGTTCACCGTTCACCACGGCGCTCTTCAGCACCCAGGCGATCCCTCCGCCTTCGGATACGTGGTGCCCGGGACGGGGACGGCCGATTTCGCGGGCTTCAGCGGCCGGGCGCGGATCGAGCACGACGAGCAGGGGCCGTCGTTCGTGTTCGACCTCGACTGA
- a CDS encoding DEAD/DEAH box helicase, which produces MSRSGQRTTSSRPQQRRNRHANNDGLIPVLARKVREVEAKAADGKKLGPTNRTKFQVIAFLMREERARAKADAELSDAARAEQLKRLDGIATILAKTAARDTSLITLLESESPPTATAQKMRRDWLLESGTELSPDDLIITFERPAPKQDSVIPPELAEKQVVPPSVKARQLSNPFLAPDLSRLQPPAPTPRRRLDSWELLGPLFKSFEYGAGGQAASMELPPAPPIDRYSPTGLELMHHQSRFIESVRQGHRTFLLADEPGLGKTAQSILAASVAGAYPLLAVVPNVVKMNWAREVERWTPHRRATVIHGDGEGLDAFADVVIVNYEVLDRHLSWLSTLGFQGMVVDEAHFIKNLHSQRSRLVLGLAEAIRSTTHDPLLIALTGTPLINDIDDFKAIWQFLGWIDGSKPTAELMERLEETGLTPADFGFYAAAREAVIDLGIVRRRKLDVAADLPSRRVVDLPVELDDDLGRSIRQAEKELAARLVARFHRAAAAGRPDTFDGDDEAHRRHLIRLVAQSELEESKSAKTGDNVFTMVRRIGQAKAGLAIDYTAQLARSVGKVVFFAKHIDVMDAAEEAFAARDLKTISIRGDQSALSRQKEIDAFNNDPDVAVAVCSLTAAGVGLNLQAASNVVLAELSWTAAEQTQAIDRVHRIGQEEPVTAWRIIAAQTIDAKIAELIDAKQGLAARALDGSDVEVGSGDSVQLDALIHLLEEALGD; this is translated from the coding sequence ATGTCTCGTTCGGGTCAGCGCACCACCTCGTCGCGCCCGCAGCAACGGCGGAACCGGCACGCCAACAACGACGGCCTCATCCCCGTCCTCGCCCGCAAGGTGCGCGAGGTCGAAGCGAAGGCCGCCGACGGGAAGAAGCTCGGCCCCACGAACCGCACCAAGTTCCAGGTCATCGCCTTCCTCATGCGCGAGGAGCGCGCCCGCGCCAAGGCCGATGCCGAGCTGTCGGACGCCGCGCGCGCCGAGCAGCTCAAACGGCTGGACGGCATCGCGACCATCCTGGCCAAGACCGCGGCCCGCGACACGTCGCTCATCACGCTGCTCGAGAGCGAGTCGCCCCCGACCGCGACCGCCCAGAAGATGCGCCGCGACTGGCTGCTCGAGTCCGGCACCGAGCTGAGCCCCGACGACCTCATCATCACGTTCGAGCGTCCGGCGCCGAAGCAGGACAGCGTGATCCCTCCCGAGCTCGCGGAGAAGCAGGTCGTGCCGCCCTCGGTGAAGGCGCGGCAGCTCTCGAACCCGTTCCTCGCGCCCGATCTCAGCCGGCTTCAGCCTCCCGCCCCCACCCCGCGCCGGAGGCTCGACTCCTGGGAGCTCCTCGGCCCGCTGTTCAAGTCGTTCGAGTACGGTGCGGGCGGCCAGGCCGCCAGCATGGAGCTGCCGCCGGCGCCGCCGATCGATCGCTACTCGCCCACCGGGCTGGAGCTCATGCACCACCAGTCGCGCTTCATCGAGAGCGTGCGGCAGGGGCACCGCACGTTCCTGCTCGCCGACGAGCCCGGCCTCGGCAAGACGGCCCAGTCGATCCTCGCCGCGTCGGTCGCAGGTGCCTACCCGCTGCTCGCCGTCGTGCCCAACGTCGTCAAGATGAACTGGGCGCGCGAGGTCGAGCGCTGGACGCCGCACCGCCGCGCCACCGTCATCCACGGCGACGGGGAGGGCCTCGACGCGTTCGCGGACGTCGTCATCGTGAACTACGAGGTGCTCGACCGGCACCTGTCGTGGCTCAGCACGCTGGGCTTCCAGGGCATGGTGGTCGACGAGGCCCACTTCATCAAGAACCTCCACTCGCAGCGCTCCCGGCTCGTCCTCGGCCTCGCCGAGGCGATCCGCTCGACGACGCACGATCCGCTCCTGATCGCACTGACCGGCACGCCGCTCATCAACGACATCGACGACTTCAAGGCGATCTGGCAGTTCCTCGGCTGGATCGACGGCAGCAAGCCGACCGCCGAGCTCATGGAGCGCTTGGAGGAGACGGGGCTGACCCCGGCCGACTTCGGGTTCTACGCCGCGGCGCGCGAGGCCGTGATCGACCTCGGGATCGTCCGCCGCCGCAAGCTCGACGTGGCTGCCGACCTGCCGAGCCGACGCGTGGTCGACCTCCCCGTCGAACTCGACGACGACCTCGGCCGGTCGATCCGGCAGGCCGAGAAGGAGCTCGCCGCCCGCCTGGTCGCGCGCTTCCACCGCGCAGCCGCCGCCGGCCGCCCCGACACGTTCGACGGCGACGACGAGGCGCATCGCCGGCACCTCATCCGCCTCGTCGCCCAGTCGGAGCTGGAGGAGTCGAAGTCGGCGAAGACCGGCGACAACGTCTTCACCATGGTGCGCCGCATCGGGCAGGCGAAGGCCGGGCTGGCGATCGACTACACCGCGCAGCTCGCGCGGTCGGTCGGCAAGGTCGTCTTCTTCGCCAAGCACATCGACGTGATGGACGCGGCCGAGGAGGCGTTCGCCGCCCGGGACCTGAAGACTATCTCGATCCGCGGGGACCAGTCCGCGCTCTCGCGCCAGAAGGAGATCGACGCCTTCAACAACGACCCCGACGTGGCGGTGGCCGTCTGCTCGCTGACCGCGGCAGGCGTGGGCCTCAACCTGCAGGCCGCCTCCAACGTCGTCCTCGCCGAACTGTCCTGGACGGCCGCCGAGCAGACCCAGGCCATCGACCGGGTCCACCGGATCGGCCAGGAGGAGCCCGTCACCGCCTGGCGGATCATCGCCGCGCAGACGATCGACGCGAAGATCGCCGAGCTCATCGACGCCAAGCAGGGCCTCGCAGCCCGGGCGCTCGACGGCAGCGATGTCGAGGTGGGGTCGGGCGACTCGGTCCAGCTCGACGCGCTCATCCACCTGCTCGAGGAGGCGCTGGGCGACTAG
- a CDS encoding metal-sensitive transcriptional regulator: MIADIKKRAMHRTRILEGQLRGLEKMIENEDYCIDIITQSLAIQKSLGSLNKLLVENHLRTHVSEMFEEGGSQRDDAIAELLKVYELSNNRG, translated from the coding sequence GTGATCGCAGACATCAAGAAGCGCGCGATGCATCGGACGCGCATCCTCGAGGGGCAGCTCCGCGGGCTCGAGAAGATGATCGAGAACGAGGACTACTGCATCGACATCATCACCCAGTCCCTGGCGATACAGAAGTCCCTGGGCTCGCTCAACAAGCTCCTGGTCGAGAACCATCTCCGCACCCACGTGTCGGAGATGTTCGAGGAGGGCGGCAGCCAGCGGGACGACGCCATCGCCGAGCTGCTGAAGGTGTACGAGCTCTCCAACAACCGGGGCTGA
- a CDS encoding DUF6804 family protein yields the protein MSTPRARTPQQPAFNRAALVPGLLGAIALLAGLALVGGEWYLYIRYAACVLALILCVFAGQARQWWWLAGLLPLAVLWNPVWPIPLADLALRGLSIAGAVVFTVAAITIKIPADPRR from the coding sequence GTGTCCACTCCGCGCGCCCGCACGCCGCAGCAACCCGCTTTCAACCGGGCCGCGCTCGTTCCCGGGCTCCTCGGCGCGATCGCGCTGCTCGCCGGCCTCGCGCTCGTCGGCGGCGAGTGGTACCTGTACATCCGCTACGCGGCGTGCGTCCTGGCCCTGATCCTGTGCGTGTTCGCCGGCCAGGCGCGCCAGTGGTGGTGGCTCGCGGGCCTCCTCCCGCTCGCCGTGCTGTGGAACCCGGTCTGGCCGATCCCGCTCGCCGACCTGGCGCTGCGCGGATTGAGCATCGCCGGGGCCGTCGTCTTCACCGTCGCGGCGATCACGATCAAGATCCCCGCCGATCCGCGTCGCTGA
- a CDS encoding RbsD/FucU domain-containing protein: protein MLKNLSPLLSGALLSALDAMNDGDTLTLVGSGYPEQEITTPIVHLGEDVTTEAAAEAILSVLPLDSFDPSPIVFLDLGDEPYDVPDVAFAVNGIASDAELRRVPMTRLELAPFVELARRSAVTVRVGSDAPPCAFLLRRGSL from the coding sequence TTGCTGAAGAACCTCAGCCCGCTGCTGTCCGGTGCGCTCCTGAGCGCCCTGGATGCCATGAATGACGGCGATACGCTTACCCTCGTCGGCAGCGGTTATCCGGAACAAGAGATCACCACGCCCATCGTCCACCTGGGGGAGGACGTCACCACCGAGGCCGCCGCAGAGGCGATCCTCAGTGTTCTACCGCTCGACAGCTTCGACCCGTCTCCGATCGTCTTCCTGGACCTCGGCGACGAACCCTACGACGTCCCGGACGTCGCCTTCGCGGTGAACGGCATCGCGTCGGATGCCGAGCTTCGCCGTGTCCCGATGACCCGTCTCGAGCTGGCGCCGTTCGTCGAGCTCGCCCGGCGCTCCGCGGTCACCGTGCGCGTCGGGTCCGACGCCCCGCCCTGCGCGTTCCTGCTTCGCCGGGGCAGCCTGTAG
- a CDS encoding O-acetyl-ADP-ribose deacetylase, with the protein MTDYLEIVRGDITDQAVDAIVNAANSSLLGGGGVDGAIHRRGGPAILEACRELRATVLPDGLPTGQAVATTGGELDARWVVHAVGPVWSSREDRTPLLQNAYRSSLRVARELGARTVAFPAISAGVYGWPMDDAARVAISTVRAVLSSGVGSVESVRFVLFSEEALSAFRTAAGE; encoded by the coding sequence GTGACCGACTACCTCGAGATCGTCCGCGGCGACATCACCGATCAGGCCGTGGACGCGATCGTCAACGCCGCCAACAGCTCCCTCCTCGGCGGCGGCGGGGTCGACGGCGCCATCCACCGGCGCGGCGGCCCGGCCATCCTCGAGGCCTGCCGCGAACTGCGGGCCACGGTGCTGCCGGACGGCCTCCCCACCGGCCAGGCCGTCGCGACGACCGGCGGCGAGCTCGACGCCCGCTGGGTCGTCCACGCGGTCGGCCCGGTCTGGAGCTCACGAGAGGACCGGACGCCGCTCCTGCAGAACGCGTACCGGTCGTCCCTCCGCGTCGCCCGGGAGCTCGGTGCGCGCACCGTGGCGTTCCCCGCCATCTCCGCCGGCGTCTACGGCTGGCCGATGGACGACGCCGCCCGCGTCGCGATCAGCACCGTGCGAGCGGTCCTCTCGTCCGGTGTGGGTTCGGTGGAGTCGGTGCGGTTCGTGCTCTTCTCCGAGGAGGCGCTGTCGGCGTTCCGCACGGCGGCCGGCGAGTGA